The segment AATAGCTTTTGCAAATGAACAAGTAGTAGTTGAAACATATCAATTAAATCACTATACAATTCCAACAGACATAAAAAGCACAAGGTGGAACTAAAATATGGTTGTTTTAATGACCTCATAATTCCAGATTGAACAGAGATATGGAAAATTAAGATATTTAGTGAAACAAGCTGTTAGCGAATGCACTTCATGAAGATTATAGATAGTGGTACATATATGAAGAGTTATAAAGGCAGCAATTCAAATGACAATGGGTACATTAGCAAGTAAAAGTAACCGTATGAGCTGGATATTGTGTATTTtatctttgatatatttttattgcaAAAAATACGATATTGTTTACTAACCGGAACTTAAAAGCACAATCATGCACCTGACTGATTGATGTAAAAACTATTATTAAACAGACATGGTTACAGATCTCGTACACGTTACATGTTCCAACGTGACTTCAGAAAGCACGGTGCCGTTCATTTGTCCACCTATCTGAAGATCTACAAGGTTGGTGACATTGTCGACATCAAAGCCAATGGTTCTATCCAAAAGGGTATGCCACATAAGTTCTACCAAGGTAAGACTGGTGTTGTCTACAATGTTACTAAGTCTTCTGTTGGtgttatcatcaacaagATGGTCGGTAACAGATATCTAGAAAAAAGATTGAACTTGAGAGTTGAACATATCAAGCACTCCAAGTGTAGAcaagaatttttggaaagagTCAAGGCCAATGCTGCTAAGCGTGCTGAAGCTAAGGCCCAAGGTGTTGCTGTCCAATTGAAGAGACAACCAGCTCAACCAAGAGAGTCCCGTATCGTCTCTACTGAAGGTAACGTTCCTCAAACTTTAGCTCCAGTTCCATACGAAACCTTCATTTAGTTTACCTTACTTGGTATCTTTACTGAAGTTATCACATTCCTTTATATTGTATCCTTTACATAAGAATTGAATATAGATAGATACTATATCAATTTTACATGATATTATTTGATTAAGATACATTGTCATTATCTTTTAGAGacatttatcaaaaaaaacaccACTCTTACTTGGTTTCGGTATTCGTTATGAAAGTACTGTAGGTGATATGTAGCATCGTATGCGCGTAATAGATCTACTACTTAAAAAATGTGTCAAGTATAAAGTGAATCTAAGAATATTTGTAGTATTTAAAACATAAATGTCTGcacaagaaaagaatatataaccgaaaatgctttttttttaagaaCGCATTTCATTGTTATCAAAACCAATCCTATAAGACGccgttttcaatttttgtctttctgtattgatatcattgttttttttttgtttttttttcgttgttGATGTAATCATTGCTTTACCTAATTCAACTTGGAAAGCAATTGTTCGATTTCAGTTATGGATTGTTgtaaaactttttcttggaaTTTTGGATTTCCTAATTCCGACTGAACTTTAGCAATGACAGATTTTGCTAGTTGCCTTTGTTCCAATTGACGCAAAGAGGCTTCATATCTAACCCATGAATCCAAGACTGCTTTAGCTTCATGAGCTAAGTCCACTTTTTGTCTCAATTCAAAAGCTTCACTTTCAAGTTGGACAGTTTCCTTGGAAACATCAAACAAAACCTTGGTAGTCTCAGCAACATTTTGTAATTGAGATACAGACTCAATTCTATCCTTAACGGCCTCGACATGTTTGTTTCTTGAGGCGTTTAAAACATCGGAGactttcttcattcttGCATCTGCAAAATCTTTATAAGCTGGGGCCAAGTACTTTGCAACTAAACCAGTGAAACCCAAAAAAgttaacaataaaatactTTCATCGTTGACGACATACAATTCATTGGAAATCGCATAAATgacagcagcagcagatGTCCCTAAAACTCCGGTTTTTGTCAAAATACTGTTACCTGGGATAGCATTGATAATAGAGCTGGCTTTCGCTTTTGGATCAGTCTGTTTTTCCGGAGTGGAAGACATATAGCGGGCTCCAATTACAATTGAAGAACGACGAACGCCTTGACTAAATAGTGTTTTAGAAACGGACCTTAACGCTAGTCCACGAACACCCATACTCATGCTCATTTTAGTTTATTGGGTACTTTGATGGTACTGAATGCTTGACAGTCTTTTATTATGACTAAAAATACCCTCCGAATATTGCATCCACCCGTTAGCATAAGTTGTTAGCTTTAATAATAATCCCTTGCAATTCTCTAATTGTTAAAACTGACTGAGGTCCGAATGCGCGGTCGAGAGAAAAAGCATCGTGATTGGCTCAATAATACATGTATTACCCGGAAAGTATCTCTTCTCACTTTGATATTACTAACCATTAAATGGTGGCAGTTGTTGATGCATTTGGCATGAAATGATATATTGATTGAGATATGCGAAGCTCTCATTCCATTTACGTATGTGCTATTTTCCGGGCATATTCCTATTCTTTGTTTAGTAAACTGATCTACATAGGGATAGTCCTCCATTTATATTATTGAAGACCTGATGTGTTGGGTAGCTGCAGCGTcaccttttcaaaaaaaaacctatGGTTATAGCATATGATATTCCTATCTCTACCGGTAGACGTCCCACCCAACTTCTTGTGTGTCACAGAACGCTCGAGTCGTTCGAATGCAGATATTTGTTTAAAATGTTTTCCTCTCTTCCTTTAGATGGTAAAGCTGTGGTTACTCGTAAATGAGTGTTTTGACACCCTTGGTGTAAATATGACACAGTTACCTTTTAGTTAGACTGCAAGTTAACTCTAACTATTGTAATTCCCTTATTGTATCCACTAGCTCTTGAACATACTTTCCCTCTTCAGGATCAACAGTGGGCCCATTTGCATTCCTAATTGCGCTGCTACTGTGCATATTGTTGCTGGTAGCTTCATCTCCCAAGGATTTTCCAGTGGGTGACGGCGTTCTAGTCATCATTGCAGCAGCAGTTGCCACTGCTACTTCACGACGTTGCTCTTCTTCTATCTTAGCATTACGATCTCTCAAGACTTGAAGAAGTTTACTGTGTGCTTGTCTTAACTGCATCAGTTTGTTCTCGAACCCTTGTGGGAACTGATCATACAACTCCGTTGCCTGTGCCTGTCTTTTCACGTCATTCAGGGCATTTATTCTTCTCCATAAATAGTCTTGCCTGTCTATTATAGGTTGTACTTCCAGTCTATTATGTGTTTGTAGTGGTATATCTACGCTATTTCTTCGAAATTTTGCAACGCCGTTGTAACTAACGCTATCAGTATCTATTGTGTCATTTCCCACTGTATTAGCACTTGAAAGATTATAATAGTTGTTAAATAAGCTTCTCGTCGAAGGAACTTGAGAAGAATAAGATGGTCTGAACCCTCGATTTCTGTTATAAGGATTTACATTCGGTATTGTCCTGGGAAGTTCATGCAGGCTGTCATCACCATATCGCTCGTCGTCTTCATTCGTGACTTGTCTTCGTACtgagctttttttttggatatCCTTCATAATTATAGCGATTATAACTTCTTGAGAGTAACTTCTTGAGAGGGTTTGTGGGAATATCCCGCCAAGACATGTTTGCTTAGCTCAGATACTATATATCTTTGCTTATTGATTTATTTGACATGCCGAACTTTTCACCACTTCGCGGCTAGCAAGTTTGTAaactaaaaatgaaaatttcaactCTACATTGCCAAATTCTTTACTTCTTAATCCGTTTATGGAGGGCCTTAACGTAACTATTACTATCGAACGGTGGTGAAACTTTTATCGGAATCTTCCAAACTTTCTGTTTCAAATCGCTGCCTCTGCAATTTCGCATGACTTTAGACAGGTTTTATAGattatagtttttttttcagccAGGTGTAATGACTACGAGATCTCCTTGGAAGCGTCTACTATGGTTAAAACAGGAGTATCCAGATAACTATACGGATCCAAGTTTCATTGATCTAAGAGCAAGACAAAAGATCGATAGTACCAAGAAGTCTGATAGAAAATTATCAGAAGCCGCACGTTCTCGGATTAGATTGGATTTCATAAGTTTCTACCAAACCGTATTGAACACTTCTTTCATTTACATTACTTTTACATatgtttattattatgGTTGTAATCCTATTCCGCCGACTATTTTCCTTTCATTCATAACATTAATAATGTCAAGGACGAAAGTTGACCCTTCATTATCGTCATTCATGAACATTAAATCTTCATTAATCATCACATTTGCAATGTTAACCCTTTCTCCAGTCCTTAAGTCTCTTTCTAAGACAACTGCATCTGATTCCATATGGACATTGTCCTTTTGGCTAACCCTATGGTACGTTTTTGTGATTTCGTCGACAACCTCCAAGCATAAACCCTCAAACCTTTCCACCAATATACTCGTTGCCCTTGTTGCCGTATTATCATCAAGGCTGTCAACTACAATCGAcgtattttgttttcttttaatttctATTCAATTGAATATCATTCTACCCACTTATTTATCGGTGACAAGTAAGGTAGTACCAATAATTACGAATGTCATTGTATACTCTTTTTTGAACGTGACGCTTGGTTGGATTTACATGttgatgattttctttgtttctgtATTTTATATTACTGTTCTACCCAAGTGGTTTATTTACtggaaaatcaactatcataAACGAGATAACGATTTATTAAGTACGTGGGATGCAAGAACTCCAATTCTAGATTAGCCTGGATAATATAACAAACTTGGTTGtattgaagaagagtttACATTTCTTTCCTGTGGGGACTTTTGTTCTATCTTAACATCGACCTCACAGCACCCCAGCTTATGTATAGTAacctcaaaaaaattatcaaaaagcTAAGAAATAGAGACCTCGAGTCATTTATTAGAGAGCAACCCGTTTCCCGCACGGGCTCATTCATGTATAAGTTTAGTCATTAACATGCGAAAACCTTAAAATGAAACATTCAGGAGATTGTCTTAGTTCATTGATGGGCGCTTGCACTTTAAGTGAGACATAAGGAAGAGAAAACATCCCTTACGCAGAACACCAAGAATACAAGTCATAGGGTATTTTGTCAGCGCGCTAAATAAACATTTCAAGTGTTTAGAGTGCATACTGCTCCTCATTCAATGTCACTTGTTCCGCAGTGGCGGCTTCCtgttttcctcttttttggTGCTTAGCGATGCGTACATATCACCCGGAAGAGGTATTTGAATGAGTGGCGGATGGAAAAGGTATACCGTTATTGACATAAATGTAAAAAAACCGTTCACAGTCCTCGCTGGTTATCTCTATCGATCATCacatcttttttgtttcagTTCAAATTCAACTACCTTCAAACAGCAAACTCGCTTGTCTCAGAGACCTTCCTTTGACCTTACTTTATGTCTCAAATAAGGCTCTGGCATGTCACTAATTTACTGAATTTCTGACACTTCCCTATTCTTTGAATCACTTCGTACGTTATGTGTTTGCAAGATCCGTGCACCCGGCTTCCACAAATGTAGAATTTTCCGGAGCTTCGAACTTCTTGTTTCACGAATTAAAAGCATCCAATGTACAACCACCCAACTCATCCTCTAATGCTGAAGCTTCATCGGTAAACAAACCACAGTTTAATAGCGGGAAAGTCGGCAAGTGACAAACGGCGGTTATATCTACTTGGACTTCGGtatatattgaaaatggtaTGGTATGATCATAGCACACATCCTGAAAATGCTACTTGGGAGATTTTCGATGGGTATGGAGTTTTCCTTGATTCTCACTTATTATCCCTTGTACTGTAATTGATCCTTCAGTAATATTTGCAGCCTTTCAAAACtatcctttttttcactactTATTACTTTTGAACCTTTTTTAGGAGTTGCCTACTTATGCAAAATAATTTGCTAACAAGTAGTAAATTAACAGTGCAATATTAagattaaaagaaaactggCCAAGAGCTTAATATATCATCTTATACACAAAACTTCTTCGACCTACTTGATAAAGCCATATAccctcttcctcttctgtTAGAATAAAATAGTACAACAAtagcaaaagaaatagcTTTTTTAGAATAACCTTGCCTGAGGTTTCAACTATGGATTACTAATACAGCAGCCCAAActtaaaagaaaggaagtTTTTTAAGATTAAGTATTcataaaaaatatcatttcCTCCAGAAAGCACGAATACTAATACAAAGAGGGTAAATAGCTATCAATTGAGTGTTGTCTGCGTTTGTGTGCGTATAAGAGGATGAATTTTCTGACTCAGGCTACGTCAGGAACATTCCAAGGGTCTAATAATAAGATTAAACGCAATGTCAGGACGCAAAGTGTGCCATCAACTTCCTACAATAATGGCAAAGAACCGTATGGACCGAATACTAACCAATTAAATGTTCTACTTTCTCATTTGGAACAGCAAACAAGTGTTGATAGTACCAGCACAAGTTCAAACTTTTATTCCATTGCTCAATATATTCTACAATCATATTTCAAAGTCAATGTTGATTCTCTTGACGGTCTAAAATTAGTGGATTTGATAGTGGACCAAACTTACCCTGACTCTTTGACATTGAGAAAGCTGAATGAAGGAGCAACGGGACAGCCATACGATTATTTCAATACAGTTTCTCGTGATCCTGATATCTCCAAATGCCCGATATTTGCATTGGCCATATATTTTGTTATACGATGGAGCCATCCTAATCCTCCAATTTCGATTGAGAATTTCACCACAGTACCGTTGCTAGATTCAAACttcatttctttaaattccAATCCACTACTATATATTCAGAATCAAAACTCCAACAGCAATACGAGTGTTAAAGTTCTAAGGTCACAAACTTTTGAACCTTCAAAGGAATTAATTGATTTAGTATTTCCATGGTTATCTTACTTGAAGCAGGATATGCTCCTTATTGATAGGACAAATTACAAGCTTTATTCTCTCTGTGAATTATTTGAATTTATGGGTAGAGTGGCAATTCAAGATCTCCGGTATTTGAGTCAGCACCCTTTATTATTACCCAATATTGTAACATTCATATCAAAATTTATACCTGAGTTGTTCCAAAATGAAGAGTTTAAAGGAATTGGCTCGACTAAGAATTTGAACAGTGATACGTTGAACAACGTCACAGGAATAGAAAACCAGTTTCTAAACCCTTCTACAGAGGAAGTGAGTCAAAAATTCGATTCTTATTTCATGGAattgtcaaaaaaattaactACAGAGAACATCAGGTTAAGCCAAGAAATAACACAACTAAAGTCAGATATGAGCTCTGTAGGTAATGTCTGTAATCAAATTTTGCAATTGCAGAGACAATTGCTTTCAGGAAATCAGGCTATCGGATCAAAGTCAGAAAATAGTGTATCCTCCACAGGTGGGGGGATACTAATATTGGATAAAAATAGCATCAACTCGAACATGCTGAGTAATCTGGTGCAGTCAATAGATTCGAATCATTTGAATCCCAACACACAAGCTCAAACACAGAAAAGGGGTTCGAAAGGGCAATCGCAAAGTCAGGGTCAAACAACTAATAGTCCTGCGCTGGCACCAATTAACATGTTTCCGAGCTTGAGTAACTCTATGCAGCCAATGTTTGGTACCTTGGCTCCGCAACCCCAAGATATAGTACAGAAGAGGAAGCTGCCGTTACCAGGTTCAATAGTCTCTGCAGCAACAGGTAGTCCTTTTTCTCCATCACCTGTTGGTGAATCTCCTTATAACAAACGTTTTAAACTCGACGACAAACCAACTCCGTCTCAGACAGCTCTTGATTCCCtcctttcaaaatcaatctCAAGTCCCAGACTGCCTCTTTCAACATTGGCTAGTACAGCTATCACTGAGTCTTTTCGTTCGCCTCAACAGTTTCAGCCTTCCCCAGAGTTCGTAGTTGGTGGTAGCTCAAGTTCAACAACAGACAACAACTCTAAGAAGGTAAATGGAGATTATCCATCATCGTCTTCAAAACTTACTGAACGGCCACATCTTTTAAACAATGATTCTACTACTAGCATGCCTGAAAGTCCTAGCGAAGTGactggtgatgatggtaatAAGGTAAAAGTTCCAACTTCAAGTAAGCCAGAGTCCAACGATAACAGCCCAAAATCAAAGGATCCTGAAAAAGTTAGTAACAACAGTAGTCCACTTGATATGGATTCTGCGAAGCCAGTATCTACCTCTGCTATCAATAGTTCCACTGAAGGCCCAAACTCAACAATTACAGGAA is part of the Saccharomyces mikatae IFO 1815 strain IFO1815 genome assembly, chromosome: 16 genome and harbors:
- the RPL21B gene encoding 60S ribosomal protein eL21 (similar to Saccharomyces cerevisiae RPL21A (YBR191W) and RPL21B (YPL079W); ancestral locus Anc_8.553), whose product is MGKSHGYRSRTRYMFQRDFRKHGAVHLSTYLKIYKVGDIVDIKANGSIQKGMPHKFYQGKTGVVYNVTKSSVGVIINKMVGNRYLEKRLNLRVEHIKHSKCRQEFLERVKANAAKRAEAKAQGVAVQLKRQPAQPRESRIVSTEGNVPQTLAPVPYETFI
- the ATP4 gene encoding F1F0 ATP synthase subunit 4 (similar to Saccharomyces cerevisiae ATP4 (YPL078C); ancestral locus Anc_8.549), with amino-acid sequence MSMSMGVRGLALRSVSKTLFSQGVRRSSIVIGARYMSSTPEKQTDPKAKASSIINAIPGNSILTKTGVLGTSAAAVIYAISNELYVVNDESILLLTFLGFTGLVAKYLAPAYKDFADARMKKVSDVLNASRNKHVEAVKDRIESVSQLQNVAETTKVLFDVSKETVQLESEAFELRQKVDLAHEAKAVLDSWVRYEASLRQLEQRQLAKSVIAKVQSELGNPKFQEKVLQQSITEIEQLLSKLN
- the SMKI16G0990 gene encoding uncharacterized protein (similar to Saccharomyces cerevisiae YBR197C and YPL077C; ancestral locus Anc_8.546), with translation MKDIQKKSSVRRQVTNEDDERYGDDSLHELPRTIPNVNPYNRNRGFRPSYSSQVPSTRSLFNNYYNLSSANTVGNDTIDTDSVSYNGVAKFRRNSVDIPLQTHNRLEVQPIIDRQDYLWRRINALNDVKRQAQATELYDQFPQGFENKLMQLRQAHSKLLQVLRDRNAKIEEEQRREVAVATAAAMMTRTPSPTGKSLGDEATSNNMHSSSAIRNANGPTVDPEEGKYVQELVDTIRELQ
- the GPI2 gene encoding phosphatidylinositol N-acetylglucosaminyltransferase (similar to Saccharomyces cerevisiae GPI2 (YPL076W); ancestral locus Anc_8.545) — protein: MTTRSPWKRLLWLKQEYPDNYTDPSFIDLRARQKIDSTKKSDRKLSEAARSRIRLDFISFYQTVLNTSFIYITFTYVYYYGCNPIPPTIFLSFITLIMSRTKVDPSLSSFMNIKSSLIITFAMLTLSPVLKSLSKTTASDSIWTLSFWLTLWYVFVISSTTSKHKPSNLSTNILVALVAVLSSRLSTTIDVFCFLLISIQLNIILPTYLSVTSKVVPIITNVIVYSFLNVTLGWIYMLMIFFVSVFYITVLPKWFIYWKINYHKRDNDLLSTWDARTPILD
- the GCR1 gene encoding transcription regulator GCR1 (similar to Saccharomyces cerevisiae GCR1 (YPL075W); ancestral locus Anc_8.543), with translation MVCTSTSSNFYSIAQYILQSYFKVNVDSLDGLKLVDLIVDQTYPDSLTLRKLNEGATGQPYDYFNTVSRDPDISKCPIFALAIYFVIRWSHPNPPISIENFTTVPLLDSNFISLNSNPLLYIQNQNSNSNTSVKVLRSQTFEPSKELIDLVFPWLSYLKQDMLLIDRTNYKLYSLCELFEFMGRVAIQDLRYLSQHPLLLPNIVTFISKFIPELFQNEEFKGIGSTKNLNSDTLNNVTGIENQFLNPSTEEVSQKFDSYFMELSKKLTTENIRLSQEITQLKSDMSSVGNVCNQILQLQRQLLSGNQAIGSKSENSVSSTGGGILILDKNSINSNMLSNLVQSIDSNHLNPNTQAQTQKRGSKGQSQSQGQTTNSPALAPINMFPSLSNSMQPMFGTLAPQPQDIVQKRKLPLPGSIVSAATGSPFSPSPVGESPYNKRFKLDDKPTPSQTALDSLLSKSISSPRLPLSTLASTAITESFRSPQQFQPSPEFVVGGSSSSTTDNNSKKVNGDYPSSSSKLTERPHLLNNDSTTSMPESPSEVTGDDGNKVKVPTSSKPESNDNSPKSKDPEKVSNNSSPLDMDSAKPVSTSAINSSTEGPNSTITGTKPAPSFPQSSSKFEIMNKKNAKAGPNEAIKYKLSRENKTIWDLYAEWYIGLNGKSSIKKLIENYGWRRWKVSEDSHFFPTRRIIMDYIETECDRGIKLGRFTNPQQPREDIRKILVGDLEKFRINNGLTLNSLSLYFRNLTKNNKEICIFENFKNWNVRSMTEEEKLKYCKRQHNTPS